One window of Cohnella hashimotonis genomic DNA carries:
- the purQ gene encoding phosphoribosylformylglycinamidine synthase subunit PurQ, which translates to MKFAVIVFPGSNCDLDMYNAVVDVLGEDVDYVWHTATDLSAYDGILVPGGFSYGDYLRCGAIAQLAPVMTEVRKAAAEGKFVLGVCNGFQVLTEAGLLPGALIRNNSLKFRCHPVGLRVENANTAFTRDYAQGEVVTIPIAHGEGNYYCDEETLASLKANGQIVFTYDGVNPNGSVAGIAGISNEAGNVVGMMPHPERAVSELLGSADGAKMFTSVLNAWRERNGAASTR; encoded by the coding sequence ATGAAATTCGCGGTCATCGTATTCCCGGGCTCCAACTGCGACCTGGACATGTACAACGCGGTCGTCGACGTTCTGGGCGAGGACGTCGATTATGTCTGGCACACGGCCACCGATCTGTCCGCTTATGACGGCATTCTCGTGCCGGGCGGCTTCTCCTACGGCGACTACCTGCGCTGCGGCGCCATCGCCCAGCTCGCTCCCGTCATGACCGAAGTGCGCAAGGCCGCGGCCGAAGGCAAGTTCGTGCTTGGCGTGTGCAACGGCTTCCAGGTGCTCACCGAGGCGGGTCTTCTGCCCGGCGCGCTTATCCGCAACAACAGCCTCAAGTTCCGCTGCCACCCGGTGGGCTTGCGCGTCGAAAACGCGAACACGGCGTTCACCCGCGACTATGCGCAGGGCGAGGTCGTGACGATTCCGATCGCGCACGGCGAAGGCAACTACTATTGCGACGAAGAGACGCTGGCGAGCCTCAAGGCGAATGGCCAGATCGTCTTCACTTACGACGGCGTCAACCCGAACGGCTCTGTCGCGGGCATCGCCGGCATCTCGAACGAAGCGGGCAACGTCGTCGGCATGATGCCGCACCCGGAGCGCGCGGTCAGCGAGCTGCTCGGCTCGGCGGACGGCGCGAAGATGTTTACGTCAGTACTGAACGCTTGGAGGGAACGCAATGGCGCAGCAAGCACCCGCTAA
- a CDS encoding phosphoribosylaminoimidazolesuccinocarboxamide synthase yields the protein MSTEALSTAEGLVKAPLIHKGKVRELYDLGEHLLIVVTDRISAFDYVLDPAVPEKGKVLNGLSAFWFEKTKDLVPNHVVHTDVRKLGDLVSEPDKLAGRIMVTKKAQRIDIECVVRGYITGGGWRQYQKNGEVNGIPLPAGLHKNDKLEEPIFTPAGKNDVGHDEDISYEEMERRIGAELAAGLRKRSLLLYDYALAVCEHKSIILADCKFEFGLLGDEIILIDELFTPDSSRFWAEEKYELDIEIDSMDKEPVRTYLLGTDWDRDSTPPRLPDDVVDATTARYQEIYRRLTEPTSYGFTAFQPIKY from the coding sequence ATGTCTACAGAAGCGTTATCTACCGCGGAGGGGCTCGTCAAGGCGCCGCTCATCCACAAGGGCAAGGTCAGGGAGCTGTACGACCTCGGCGAGCATCTGCTCATCGTCGTCACCGACCGGATCTCGGCGTTCGACTACGTGCTCGATCCCGCCGTTCCCGAGAAGGGCAAGGTGCTGAATGGCCTAAGCGCCTTCTGGTTCGAGAAGACGAAGGATCTCGTCCCGAACCACGTCGTTCATACGGATGTCCGCAAGCTCGGCGATCTCGTCTCCGAGCCGGACAAGCTGGCGGGGCGGATCATGGTCACGAAAAAAGCGCAGCGGATCGACATCGAATGCGTCGTGCGCGGCTACATCACGGGCGGCGGCTGGCGGCAGTACCAGAAGAACGGCGAGGTCAACGGCATCCCGCTTCCTGCCGGCCTGCACAAGAACGACAAGCTGGAGGAGCCGATCTTCACCCCCGCGGGCAAAAACGACGTCGGCCATGACGAAGACATCTCCTACGAGGAGATGGAGCGCCGCATCGGCGCGGAGCTGGCCGCCGGCCTTCGCAAGCGCAGCCTCCTGCTGTACGATTACGCGCTCGCGGTATGCGAGCATAAGAGCATCATCCTGGCGGACTGCAAGTTCGAGTTCGGCCTGCTGGGCGACGAGATCATCCTGATCGACGAACTGTTCACGCCGGACTCCTCGCGCTTCTGGGCCGAAGAGAAGTACGAACTCGATATCGAGATCGACAGCATGGACAAGGAGCCGGTCCGCACGTACCTGCTCGGCACCGACTGGGACCGCGACAGCACGCCGCCGCGCCTGCCGGACGATGTCGTGGACGCGACGACGGCACGCTACCAGGAGATCTACCGCAGGCTGACGGAGCCGACGAGCTATGGCTTTACGGCGTTCCAGCCGATCAAGTACTAG
- the purK gene encoding 5-(carboxyamino)imidazole ribonucleotide synthase has translation MNRELEGLLSGEGEACGADGCGPVGGVQDGAAWGGAVQGGAANTGQAAAAGAKPARPILPGATIGVLGGGQLGRMLAHAGSRMGYRFVALDPTPDAPCGQTAEQIVAGYADRDAARELARRSDVITYEFENVDADVAAMLEAESYVPQGSALLHTTQHRLREKRAIEAAGARVAPYAEIASFADLQEAAERLGLPAVLKTATGGYDGKGQWVLRVTEELAPAWDEASRAGTELVLEKFIDFEREISVIAARRPSGEIRTFPPAENIHVRNILHLSIVPARVPDAVIAEAERLAVSIAETLGAVGLIAVEMFVAKDGTLFVNELAPRPHNSGHYTMEACRTSQFEQHIRAICDLPLGDTSLLSPVVMGNILGEHVQPLLDWMQARDPEADRLGVTPKIHLYGKAEAKTGRKMGHVNVLAADTAAALAWINESTIWRV, from the coding sequence TTGAATCGCGAGCTTGAGGGGCTGCTGAGCGGCGAAGGCGAGGCTTGCGGCGCCGACGGTTGCGGGCCGGTCGGCGGCGTGCAGGACGGAGCGGCATGGGGCGGTGCCGTCCAAGGCGGGGCGGCGAATACCGGTCAGGCTGCGGCCGCTGGCGCGAAGCCGGCCCGGCCGATCCTGCCCGGCGCCACGATCGGCGTCCTGGGCGGCGGGCAGTTGGGGCGGATGCTCGCGCACGCGGGCAGCCGGATGGGCTACCGCTTCGTGGCGCTCGACCCGACGCCCGACGCGCCGTGCGGCCAGACGGCCGAACAGATCGTGGCCGGCTACGCCGACCGCGACGCGGCGCGCGAGTTGGCGCGGCGCAGCGACGTCATCACGTACGAGTTCGAGAACGTGGACGCGGACGTCGCGGCGATGCTGGAGGCGGAATCTTATGTGCCGCAGGGCAGCGCCCTGCTGCATACGACGCAGCATCGGCTGCGCGAGAAGCGCGCCATTGAGGCGGCGGGGGCGCGGGTCGCGCCTTACGCCGAGATCGCGAGCTTCGCCGACCTGCAGGAGGCGGCCGAGCGTCTGGGGCTGCCCGCCGTGCTGAAGACGGCGACCGGCGGCTACGACGGCAAGGGTCAATGGGTGTTGCGCGTGACGGAGGAGCTCGCTCCCGCCTGGGACGAGGCGAGCCGCGCCGGCACCGAGCTCGTGCTCGAGAAGTTCATCGACTTCGAGCGGGAGATCTCGGTCATTGCGGCACGCAGGCCGTCCGGAGAGATCCGAACGTTTCCCCCTGCCGAGAATATACACGTTCGCAATATATTGCACTTGTCCATCGTGCCCGCGCGGGTGCCGGACGCCGTGATCGCCGAGGCGGAGCGCCTCGCGGTATCGATCGCGGAGACGCTCGGCGCCGTCGGCCTGATCGCGGTCGAGATGTTCGTCGCCAAGGACGGTACGCTGTTCGTCAACGAGCTTGCACCGCGGCCGCACAATTCCGGGCACTATACGATGGAGGCGTGCCGAACGTCCCAGTTCGAGCAGCATATCCGCGCAATCTGCGACCTCCCGCTCGGGGACACCTCGCTATTGTCGCCCGTCGTGATGGGCAATATCCTCGGCGAGCATGTCCAGCCGCTGCTTGACTGGATGCAGGCGCGCGATCCGGAAGCCGATAGGCTTGGGGTCACGCCGAAGATTCACCTGTACGGCAAGGCGGAGGCCAAGACCGGACGCAAGATGGGCCACGTCAACGTGCTGGCCGCGGATACCGCAGCTGCGCTCGCCTGGATCAACGAATCAACCATTTGGAGGGTCTAA
- the purB gene encoding adenylosuccinate lyase, whose protein sequence is MIERYSRPEMRAIWTEENKFKAWLEVELCACEAWAELGHIPKADTVLLRQNAKFDIDRINEIELETRHDVIAFTRAVSESLGEERKWVHYGMTSTDVVDTALGYVLKQANEILERDLVNFIAILRDQAIQYKSTPMMGRTHGVHAEPTTFGLKLALWHEEMKRNLERFRRAADEVQYGKMSGAVGTYANLDPFVEQYVCDKLGISAAPISTQTLQRDRHAEYMATLALIGSSLDKFATEIRALQKSEFREVEEPFAKGQKGSSAMPHKRNPIGCENISGLSRVIRGHMITAYENVALWHERDISHSSVERIILPDATMLLNYMLNRFGNIVKNLQVFPENMKRNMRSTYNVPFSGRIMTKLIDKGFSREQAYDTVQPRAMQAWEEQRDFKSIVSETKEITDALSAEEIEDAFNPSWHLKHVDTIFKRLGLE, encoded by the coding sequence ATGATCGAACGCTACAGCCGCCCCGAGATGCGGGCTATCTGGACTGAAGAAAACAAATTCAAGGCATGGCTCGAAGTCGAGCTGTGCGCTTGCGAGGCTTGGGCGGAGCTCGGCCATATCCCGAAGGCGGACACCGTGCTGCTGCGTCAGAACGCCAAGTTCGACATCGACCGGATCAACGAGATCGAGCTGGAGACCCGCCATGACGTCATCGCGTTCACGCGGGCGGTATCCGAGAGTCTTGGCGAGGAGCGCAAGTGGGTGCATTACGGCATGACGTCGACGGACGTCGTCGACACCGCCCTCGGCTACGTGCTGAAGCAAGCCAACGAGATTCTTGAGCGCGACCTCGTTAACTTCATTGCCATCCTTCGCGATCAGGCGATTCAATACAAGTCGACCCCGATGATGGGCCGCACGCACGGCGTGCACGCCGAGCCGACGACGTTCGGCCTGAAGCTCGCGCTGTGGCACGAAGAGATGAAGCGCAACCTGGAGCGTTTCCGCAGAGCGGCGGACGAAGTCCAGTACGGCAAAATGTCCGGCGCGGTCGGCACGTACGCCAACCTTGACCCGTTCGTCGAGCAGTACGTGTGCGACAAGCTAGGGATCAGCGCGGCGCCCATCTCCACCCAGACGCTGCAGCGCGACCGGCACGCCGAGTACATGGCGACGCTGGCGCTGATCGGTTCCTCGCTCGACAAGTTCGCGACCGAGATCCGCGCGCTGCAGAAGAGCGAGTTCCGCGAAGTCGAGGAACCGTTCGCCAAAGGCCAGAAGGGCTCGTCGGCGATGCCGCACAAGCGCAATCCGATCGGCTGCGAGAACATCAGCGGTCTCTCCCGCGTCATCCGCGGCCACATGATCACCGCTTACGAGAACGTGGCGCTGTGGCACGAACGCGATATTTCCCACTCCTCCGTCGAACGCATCATCCTGCCGGACGCGACGATGCTGCTGAATTACATGCTGAACCGCTTCGGCAACATCGTGAAAAACCTGCAGGTTTTCCCCGAGAACATGAAGCGCAACATGCGCAGCACCTACAACGTGCCGTTCTCCGGCCGCATCATGACGAAGCTGATCGACAAAGGCTTCTCCCGCGAGCAGGCGTACGATACCGTGCAGCCACGCGCAATGCAGGCCTGGGAAGAGCAGCGCGACTTCAAATCCATCGTCTCCGAGACGAAGGAGATTACCGACGCGCTGAGCGCGGAAGAAATCGAAGACGCGTTCAACCCTTCGTGGCACCTGAAGCATGTCGATACGATTTTCAAACGGCTCGGTCTGGAATAA
- the purS gene encoding phosphoribosylformylglycinamidine synthase subunit PurS, with translation MKATVYVTIKENVLDPQGNAVQGSLQTLGFDEVAKVRIGKYLELTLDTTDRAVAEERVKAMCEKLLANTVIEDYRFELEG, from the coding sequence ATGAAAGCAACGGTATACGTCACGATCAAGGAAAACGTGCTCGACCCGCAAGGCAACGCCGTTCAAGGCTCACTGCAAACGCTCGGCTTCGACGAAGTCGCAAAGGTCCGCATCGGCAAGTATCTGGAACTCACGCTAGACACGACCGACCGCGCCGTTGCCGAAGAGCGCGTGAAGGCCATGTGCGAAAAGCTGCTCGCCAACACTGTCATCGAAGACTACCGATTCGAACTGGAGGGCTGA
- the purE gene encoding 5-(carboxyamino)imidazole ribonucleotide mutase, with protein sequence MSAIVGVIMGSTSDWETMKKACEVLDELNVPYEKKVVSAHRTPDLMFEYAASAADRGLKVIVAGAGGAAHLPGMVAAKTVLPVIGVPVKSAALNGLDSLLSIVQMPGGIPVATVAIGAAGATNAGLLAAQIVGAFDTDVQARVAARRERTTQDVLDNAVLP encoded by the coding sequence ATGTCGGCAATCGTCGGGGTCATCATGGGCAGCACGTCCGATTGGGAGACGATGAAGAAGGCGTGCGAGGTGCTGGACGAACTGAACGTCCCCTATGAGAAAAAAGTCGTATCGGCGCATCGTACGCCGGATCTGATGTTCGAATATGCGGCATCCGCGGCGGATCGCGGGCTCAAGGTCATCGTGGCCGGAGCCGGCGGCGCGGCTCATCTGCCCGGCATGGTCGCCGCGAAGACCGTCCTGCCCGTCATCGGCGTGCCCGTGAAGTCCGCCGCCTTGAACGGGCTGGATTCGTTGCTGTCGATCGTGCAGATGCCGGGCGGCATCCCGGTCGCGACGGTCGCGATCGGCGCGGCCGGCGCCACGAACGCCGGCCTGCTGGCGGCGCAGATCGTCGGCGCGTTCGATACGGACGTGCAGGCGCGCGTCGCCGCGCGGCGCGAGCGGACCACGCAGGACGTGCTGGACAACGCGGTGCTGCCATGA